The window TTCGATTGGCAGGATTTTTTGAAAAGGGCTGCCCGTTTTTAAGGAAGATAGGGGTATAGGGAGACAGATTTAATTGTAATTGGCCATCACTACTCACCAATTGGTTATTAAAAAAGTCTACTTTTACATTTTGATTGGTGCTTTCCTTTACAACGACAAGCGCACGATATTGTGGAGGGTAAATCATAGGTACAGGCGCATCCCCATCATAATAGCCAGTAATCCAATCCCCGAGCGTCACTATTTCTTGATTTACAAAGTAAGTAGAAGGTGAGACCACAAAATTAACGATGCCACCAGTAACATCTTCTACGTTCATGAGTTTATAACAACCTTCCCCCTCCCCATTTTGCCCAATCGTAAAATCATTCAACTGTGTAACAATCCCGCGAAAAGATTTGAAATTTACCATAGCCATTCCTTTCTTTATATAATTTCAATTTATCATTGTAAAGGGAAAAAATGATTTGTCATCACTAGACAAACAGTATCATTTTAATTTATGTAGCATGCCTAATATGGGTGACAGAGAATGAATGGGCCTGAATTTTTTGATGAAAAGAATTCATATATATTTTACTTAAATCAATATATACTTAATTTGTACGATAACGTTATTTTTTTCAGAGGAGGGGAACCCATGAAGTGGATTTCTAAAAATAAGAAACCCCTTATATTATTCCTCATTATTATTATTTGCGTAGCTGGTCTACTCGATATCAAATATGAAGGATTATTCTTTCAAATATTGCCTAAATCTATTCAAACCTATTTAGCTGATATTGTGCATTAAGTGGATTGTATCTTCTAACTACGAAGACAGGCGAGAAAAGAGCGTAATTAAAGTAAGTGATATTTTTTAGTGAATTTTTATGATGAAAAAGCGAGTAAACGATATGACTGACTGACCTAGAGCTAGGAGACAATAAAAACACCTTTCGTTGAAAAATAGGTATTGTACCTTAATGAAACCAACGAGGGGTGTTTTTTATGGATAGTGGGGAGTTTTACTAACTTTGAAGGAGGAAATGAATATTATTAATTGTGTCACATTGTTCATGTTTTTCAGATTTCTTATCGATTATAATAAAAAAAACACTAACCGTGTCGAATGTTCGTTACTAACAATTCTTAGGTTAATGTTGAGACTTTATAAGCTAAAAGGGGGAACGGCACATGTTTTTTAAAAAAGGGCAGGATACAACAACTGGTAATCTTATCGAATTAAGCGAGTTACAATTACAATTAGCAAAACAGGGTCAGTTTGATTACCAATATAAACTAACGACAGAAAATGAAGAGTTGCAACAGGTCATACATAACTTGAATGAAGTGAGTAGATTACGACAAGCTTATGAGGGTCAATTACAGCAAAGAATGAGCCATGTAGTAAGCAGTAATCATGTAGGTTTTTGGGAGCTACAATTACCAAATGGGCGCCTAGAGGATCGTCAGAACGTGTTTATTGTTTCAGCAGAACTCAAGAAACTTCTTGGATTCGACGACCATGCTTTTAAAGGTGGCTTTCATGATTTCGAGCAACTGATAGCTGTGGCGTACCAAACAGATTTTAAAGACCTGTTAGTAGATTGTCTACAGAAGCAAACACAGTTTAGTTTTGAACACTTGATGCGCTTTCAGAATGGTCAGGAACGCTGGGTACATACTACAGGGACGATTACACGTCCTTGCTCTGATGAAAAGCTTCACATTGTGGGGACAGTTATGGATATTCACGAGGATAAAGTAAATGCAGAAGAAATAAAGGGCTATGTAACACGCTATGATTTAATCAATGAAGCACTTGTTGAGGCACCGTGGGATATGATTGTAGATCAAGGTGATCCCTTGAATCCTCAGAATTCCTTTTGGTGGAGCCCGCAGTTCCGTAGAACATTAGGCTTTAAAAATGAAAATGATTTTCCTAATATTATGAGTTCATGGAGTGATCGTCTGCATCCAGAAGACCAGCAGTTAGCGGTTGGCGCGTTCAGTGCACACTTATTGGATTTTTCGGGTCGTACGCCGTTTGATGTGGATTATCGCCTACAACTAAAATCAGGTGAATATCGTTGGTTCCATGCGAGCGGTACAACGCTGCGTGATAGTAATGGAGCACCTTTACGTGTGGCAGGGACAATTCGTGATATTACACATGAAAAAATGAAAGAACAAGATGTGCAGGAAACGATGGCACGTATGGAAGAGTTATCAGCGTCCATCAATGAAATGGTTGTTGGGATCAATTCCATTACGGTACAAGCGCAGGAGCTTGCACATACACAGGAAAAAACAACGGTTGCTGCAAACGATGCAAAAGGGTTAGCCGATGAAACACAAGTCATTTCGAATTTTATTCGTGCAATTGCCGATCAAACAAATCTACTTGGATTAAATGCAGCCATAGAAGCGGCACGTGCTGGAGAACAAGGCAAAGGATTTGGTGTAGTAGCAGAAGAAGTCCGTAAATTAGCGGTAAATTCAGCTGAGGCAACAGGTAATATTGAATCAAGCTTAATGAAAATCAAAGTTTCCATTGATACAATTATTGATTATATGGATAAAATTAGTGAGCTTGCACAAACGCAGGCAGCCTTGACGGAACAACTGAATGCCTCGGCTGATGAAATTGGTACGATGTCTCAGGATTTAGTGAGATATTCTAAACAACAGTAGAAAAAATATTTCTATCATATACGTATGTGAATTATCCTTCATATTGGGGGCACTGAAAAAGTCCATAAAATGAATTTTAGCCATGGCGGAAACGATTAATCGTTTCTGCCATGGCTTTTGCTTGATGTCGTTGAATTTCATTTCGGCGGATGCTTTCCTGGGGGCGAACCTTGAGAAAAGCGGAGGAGCTTTAGTGGCAATTCCGGTTATATATAGTTTACAGGCAAAACAGGTTTTACTAAAGCGATTGGGTGATGATGTCTATCAAAATCCGATTCCTTCAGAAGTAAATCCATCACATGTACAAAAATTCTCATCTGATATAAATGGATAATTGTTATAAAGAAGCTTCAAGACAGAGCCTATTGTGTGAACGTTTTTTGTATTAAATAGGATAACTAAGATTCGTTTATTATAAATTAGTCAGGCTTCTCTAATTTTTTTGGTCAATTGATCGTTAAGACCATAATAGCAAGAATGAGGACGAAATGGATACGGAATCCCTGTTAATATGAGGGCTATAAACAGTTGGGAGGCAGTTGGATGACTAGAATACGCGAATTTAATGAGCTACATGCATCACAAGAGTTATTATTTATAGGGAATGCCTGGGATTTACTATCTGCGTTAACGCTTGAAAACGCGGGCTTCAAGGCAATTGGTACAACAAGCTGGGGAATTGCCAA of the Lysinibacillus fusiformis genome contains:
- a CDS encoding methyl-accepting chemotaxis protein; amino-acid sequence: MSHVVSSNHVGFWELQLPNGRLEDRQNVFIVSAELKKLLGFDDHAFKGGFHDFEQLIAVAYQTDFKDLLVDCLQKQTQFSFEHLMRFQNGQERWVHTTGTITRPCSDEKLHIVGTVMDIHEDKVNAEEIKGYVTRYDLINEALVEAPWDMIVDQGDPLNPQNSFWWSPQFRRTLGFKNENDFPNIMSSWSDRLHPEDQQLAVGAFSAHLLDFSGRTPFDVDYRLQLKSGEYRWFHASGTTLRDSNGAPLRVAGTIRDITHEKMKEQDVQETMARMEELSASINEMVVGINSITVQAQELAHTQEKTTVAANDAKGLADETQVISNFIRAIADQTNLLGLNAAIEAARAGEQGKGFGVVAEEVRKLAVNSAEATGNIESSLMKIKVSIDTIIDYMDKISELAQTQAALTEQLNASADEIGTMSQDLVRYSKQQ